One genomic region from Nymphaea colorata isolate Beijing-Zhang1983 chromosome 12, ASM883128v2, whole genome shotgun sequence encodes:
- the LOC116265907 gene encoding DNA polymerase II subunit B3-1 isoform X2 has translation MGTHVSGNLVFVSSSSSGSERGGRGPEGVSADASSNGCPGTLRKTHHIQRGPSPLADDDGDDDVRSTVIPPFPMSRIRRLIRSEGEIRTTQDAVFLINNALEQFIKLLAEDSYVSAVQEKKSSISYKHLSLVVRRKKKYEFLIDSVPEKLRAEVALSQQEQSIT, from the exons ATGGGAACTCACGTCTCTGGGAACCTAGTTTTCGTGTCATCGTCGTCTTCCGGTTCGGAGAGAGGAGGGCGAGGCCCTGAGGGCGTCTCCGCAGATGCTAGCAGCAACGGTTGTCCAGGAACACTGAGGAAGACCCATCATATTCAGAGAGGTCCATCTCCTTTGGCTGATGATGATGGTGACGACGACGTCCGCTCGACGGTGATTCCCCCGTTTCCCATGAGTAGAATAAGACGCCTCATCCGCAGCGAAGGAGAGATTCGTACCACCCAGGACGCTGTCTTCCTCATCAACAACGCACTT GAGCAATTTATCAAGCTACTAGCTGAAGATTCATACGTCTCTGCAGTACAGGAGAAAAAGAGTTCTATAAGTTACAAACATTTAT CTTTGGTCGTTCGTAGGAAGAAGAAATACGAGTTCCTAATAG ATTCTGTGCCGGAGAAACTGCGAGCAGAGGTGGCGTTGTCACAGCAGGAACAGTCTATTACTTGA
- the LOC116265907 gene encoding DNA polymerase II subunit B3-1 isoform X1, whose translation MGTHVSGNLVFVSSSSSGSERGGRGPEGVSADASSNGCPGTLRKTHHIQRGPSPLADDDGDDDVRSTVIPPFPMSRIRRLIRSEGEIRTTQDAVFLINNALEQFIKLLAEDSYVSAVQEKKSSISYKHLSLVVRRKKKYEFLIGTRLTSFILVGSHVIENYYDGNFRTYFVQILCRRNCEQRWRCHSRNSLLLDCWKRFIFVIMSAGTEKHKYILSNL comes from the exons ATGGGAACTCACGTCTCTGGGAACCTAGTTTTCGTGTCATCGTCGTCTTCCGGTTCGGAGAGAGGAGGGCGAGGCCCTGAGGGCGTCTCCGCAGATGCTAGCAGCAACGGTTGTCCAGGAACACTGAGGAAGACCCATCATATTCAGAGAGGTCCATCTCCTTTGGCTGATGATGATGGTGACGACGACGTCCGCTCGACGGTGATTCCCCCGTTTCCCATGAGTAGAATAAGACGCCTCATCCGCAGCGAAGGAGAGATTCGTACCACCCAGGACGCTGTCTTCCTCATCAACAACGCACTT GAGCAATTTATCAAGCTACTAGCTGAAGATTCATACGTCTCTGCAGTACAGGAGAAAAAGAGTTCTATAAGTTACAAACATTTAT CTTTGGTCGTTCGTAGGAAGAAGAAATACGAGTTCCTAATAGGTACTCGTTTGACATCTTTTATATTGGTTGGCAGTCATGTAATTGAAAATTATTATGATGGAAATTTTAGAACCTATTTTGTCCAGATTCTGTGCCGGAGAAACTGCGAGCAGAGGTGGCGTTGTCACAGCAGGAACAGTCTATTACTTGATTGCTGGAAGCGGTTCATATTTGTGATAATGTCTGCAGGAACAGAGAAACACAAGTATATATTATCAAACTTATAA
- the LOC116265753 gene encoding uncharacterized protein LOC116265753 isoform X1, producing the protein MNRMSSSNAQSSGLKTYFKTPEGRYKLHYEKTHPAGLLHYTHGKAVAQVTIAHLRDKPAAPQPATSSSLTSSSGVRLAARLLGGGNGSRGLGFVGGNGASKTAAGNSRIGSLVAHGVPGTSPTAPVCSNYDGKGTYLIFNVGDTLFISDYNSHDKDPIKAIHFGNSNPICHAFDPEAKDGHDLLVGLNSGDVYSVSLRQQLQDPGKKLVGAQHYNKDGTLNNSRCTSITWVPEGDGLFVVAHADGNLYVYDKNKDNTGDSSFPVIKDQTQFSVAHAKSNKSNPIARWHICQGSINSISFSADGSFLATVGRDGYLRVFDYANEQLICGGKSYYGASLCCAWSSDSKYILTGGEDDLVQVWSMEDRKVVAWGEGHNSWVSGVAFDSYWSSPSSDGTSENVMYRFGSVGQDTQLLLWDLVMDEIVVPLRRCPPGGSPTFSSGSQSSHWDSLSPVGTLQSAPSMRDVPKLSPVVAHRVHAEPLSGLLFTSDSVITVCREGHLKIWMRPGNGDSLPVNQEATNSLKG; encoded by the exons ATGAACAGGATGTCTTCGAGCAACGCACAATCTTCAGGGCTGAAGACCTATTTCAAGACTCCGGAAGGGCGTTACAAGCTTCATTACGAGAAGACGCATCCAGCAGGGTTACTTCATTACACCCATGGAAAAGCGGTTGCGCAG GTGACCATTGCTCATCTCAGGGATAAGCCTGCGGCTCCGCAGCCTGCAACATCCTCCAGCCTGACATCCAGCAGCGGCGTCAGGTTGGCAGCCAGGCTTTTAGGTGGTGGAAACGGAAGCCGCGGCTTGGGTTTCGTAGGCGGTAACGGAGCCAGTAAAACTGCTGCTGGGAATAGCAGGATCGGATCTTTGGTAGCTCATGGCGTCCCTGGGACGTCACCTACCGCTCCTGTCTGTTCAAATTACGATGGCAAAGGCACATACCTCATATTCAATGTTGGGGACACTCTTTTTATCAGCGATTACAATTCGCACGACAAG GATCCTATTAAAGCCATTCATTTCGGCAATTCTAATCCAATATGCCATGCTTTTGACCCCGAAGCAAAGGACGGCCATGATCTCTTGGTTGGCCTGAACTCTGGAGATG TTTATTCAGTTTCTCTGAGGCAACAACTGCAAGACCCTGGCAAGAAGCTTGTTGGCGCACAACATTACAATAAAGATGGTACACTAAATAACAG CAGATGCACTAGTATTACGTGGGTGCCTGAGGGAGACGGTCTCTTTGTTGTTGCTCATGCTGATGGAAACCTGTATGTGTACGACAAG AACAAAGACAACACAGGAGATTCTTCCTTCCCTGTTATTAAGGACCAAACACAGTTTTCTGTTGCACATGCAAAATCCAATAAG AGCAACCCAATTGCAAGATGGCATATCTGCCAGGGTTCTATCAACAGCATCTCCTTCTCAGCTGATGGATCATTCTTGGCTACCGTTGGTAGAGATG GTTACTTAAGGGTTTTTGATTATGCAAATGAACAATTGATATGCGGAGGGAAAAGCTACTATGGTGCATCACTGTGTTGCGCTTGGAG TTCTGATAGCAAATACATATTAACTGGAGGAGAGGATGACTTAGTACAGGTTTGGAGTATGGAAGATCGCAAGGTAGTAGCTTGGGGTGAGGGCCACAACTCATGG GTCAGTGGAGTTGCTTTTGATTCATATTGGTCATCTCCCTCTTCAGATGGGACCAGTGAGAATGTCATGTATCGGTTTGGTTCTGTTGGCCAG GACACTCAACTGCTTCTATGGGACTTGGTGATGGATGAGATCGTTGTGCCACTGCGTCGATGTCCACCTGGAGGTTCACCTACGTTTAGCAGTGGAAGCCAGTCGTCCCATTGGGACAGTCTTTCCCCCGTTGGCACTCTTCAGTCTGCTCCAAGCATGAGAGACGTGCCAAAGCTCTCTCCCGTTGTTGCTCATCGCGTGCACGCAGAACCCCTTTCCGGTCTGCTTTTTACTAGCGACTCTGTTATTACCGTCTGTCGCGAAGGACATCTGAAAATATGGATGAGACCTGGGAATGGCGACAGTTTGCCCGTCAATCAAGAAGCAACGAATTCCCTCAAAGGATAA
- the LOC116265753 gene encoding uncharacterized protein LOC116265753 isoform X2, with product MNRMSSSNAQSSGLKTYFKTPEGRYKLHYEKTHPAGLLHYTHGKAVAQVTIAHLRDKPAAPQPATSSSLTSSSGVRLAARLLGGGNGSRGLGFVGGNGASKTAAGNSRIGSLVAHGVPGTSPTAPVCSNYDGKGTYLIFNVGDTLFISDYNSHDKDPIKAIHFGNSNPICHAFDPEAKDGHDLLVGLNSGDVYSVSLRQQLQDPGKKLVGAQHYNKDGTLNNRCTSITWVPEGDGLFVVAHADGNLYVYDKNKDNTGDSSFPVIKDQTQFSVAHAKSNKSNPIARWHICQGSINSISFSADGSFLATVGRDGYLRVFDYANEQLICGGKSYYGASLCCAWSSDSKYILTGGEDDLVQVWSMEDRKVVAWGEGHNSWVSGVAFDSYWSSPSSDGTSENVMYRFGSVGQDTQLLLWDLVMDEIVVPLRRCPPGGSPTFSSGSQSSHWDSLSPVGTLQSAPSMRDVPKLSPVVAHRVHAEPLSGLLFTSDSVITVCREGHLKIWMRPGNGDSLPVNQEATNSLKG from the exons ATGAACAGGATGTCTTCGAGCAACGCACAATCTTCAGGGCTGAAGACCTATTTCAAGACTCCGGAAGGGCGTTACAAGCTTCATTACGAGAAGACGCATCCAGCAGGGTTACTTCATTACACCCATGGAAAAGCGGTTGCGCAG GTGACCATTGCTCATCTCAGGGATAAGCCTGCGGCTCCGCAGCCTGCAACATCCTCCAGCCTGACATCCAGCAGCGGCGTCAGGTTGGCAGCCAGGCTTTTAGGTGGTGGAAACGGAAGCCGCGGCTTGGGTTTCGTAGGCGGTAACGGAGCCAGTAAAACTGCTGCTGGGAATAGCAGGATCGGATCTTTGGTAGCTCATGGCGTCCCTGGGACGTCACCTACCGCTCCTGTCTGTTCAAATTACGATGGCAAAGGCACATACCTCATATTCAATGTTGGGGACACTCTTTTTATCAGCGATTACAATTCGCACGACAAG GATCCTATTAAAGCCATTCATTTCGGCAATTCTAATCCAATATGCCATGCTTTTGACCCCGAAGCAAAGGACGGCCATGATCTCTTGGTTGGCCTGAACTCTGGAGATG TTTATTCAGTTTCTCTGAGGCAACAACTGCAAGACCCTGGCAAGAAGCTTGTTGGCGCACAACATTACAATAAAGATGGTACACTAAATAACAG ATGCACTAGTATTACGTGGGTGCCTGAGGGAGACGGTCTCTTTGTTGTTGCTCATGCTGATGGAAACCTGTATGTGTACGACAAG AACAAAGACAACACAGGAGATTCTTCCTTCCCTGTTATTAAGGACCAAACACAGTTTTCTGTTGCACATGCAAAATCCAATAAG AGCAACCCAATTGCAAGATGGCATATCTGCCAGGGTTCTATCAACAGCATCTCCTTCTCAGCTGATGGATCATTCTTGGCTACCGTTGGTAGAGATG GTTACTTAAGGGTTTTTGATTATGCAAATGAACAATTGATATGCGGAGGGAAAAGCTACTATGGTGCATCACTGTGTTGCGCTTGGAG TTCTGATAGCAAATACATATTAACTGGAGGAGAGGATGACTTAGTACAGGTTTGGAGTATGGAAGATCGCAAGGTAGTAGCTTGGGGTGAGGGCCACAACTCATGG GTCAGTGGAGTTGCTTTTGATTCATATTGGTCATCTCCCTCTTCAGATGGGACCAGTGAGAATGTCATGTATCGGTTTGGTTCTGTTGGCCAG GACACTCAACTGCTTCTATGGGACTTGGTGATGGATGAGATCGTTGTGCCACTGCGTCGATGTCCACCTGGAGGTTCACCTACGTTTAGCAGTGGAAGCCAGTCGTCCCATTGGGACAGTCTTTCCCCCGTTGGCACTCTTCAGTCTGCTCCAAGCATGAGAGACGTGCCAAAGCTCTCTCCCGTTGTTGCTCATCGCGTGCACGCAGAACCCCTTTCCGGTCTGCTTTTTACTAGCGACTCTGTTATTACCGTCTGTCGCGAAGGACATCTGAAAATATGGATGAGACCTGGGAATGGCGACAGTTTGCCCGTCAATCAAGAAGCAACGAATTCCCTCAAAGGATAA
- the LOC116265753 gene encoding uncharacterized protein LOC116265753 isoform X3, which yields MNRMSSSNAQSSGLKTYFKTPEGRYKLHYEKTHPAGLLHYTHGKAVAQVTIAHLRDKPAAPQPATSSSLTSSSGVRLAARLLGGGNGSRGLGFVGGNGASKTAAGNSRIGSLVAHGVPGTSPTAPVCSNYDGKGTYLIFNVGDTLFISDYNSHDKDPIKAIHFGNSNPICHAFDPEAKDGHDLLVGLNSGDVYSVSLRQQLQDPGKKLVGAQHYNKDGTLNNSRCTSITWVPEGDGLFVVAHADGNLYVYDKNKDNTGDSSFPVIKDQTQFSVAHAKSNKSNPIARWHICQGSINSISFSADGSFLATVGRDGYLRVFDYANEQLICGGKSYYGASLCCAWSSDSKYILTGGEDDLVQVWSMEDRKVVAWGEGHNSWVSFYSHGRISLPRDVSQQSSRCRTLNCFYGTW from the exons ATGAACAGGATGTCTTCGAGCAACGCACAATCTTCAGGGCTGAAGACCTATTTCAAGACTCCGGAAGGGCGTTACAAGCTTCATTACGAGAAGACGCATCCAGCAGGGTTACTTCATTACACCCATGGAAAAGCGGTTGCGCAG GTGACCATTGCTCATCTCAGGGATAAGCCTGCGGCTCCGCAGCCTGCAACATCCTCCAGCCTGACATCCAGCAGCGGCGTCAGGTTGGCAGCCAGGCTTTTAGGTGGTGGAAACGGAAGCCGCGGCTTGGGTTTCGTAGGCGGTAACGGAGCCAGTAAAACTGCTGCTGGGAATAGCAGGATCGGATCTTTGGTAGCTCATGGCGTCCCTGGGACGTCACCTACCGCTCCTGTCTGTTCAAATTACGATGGCAAAGGCACATACCTCATATTCAATGTTGGGGACACTCTTTTTATCAGCGATTACAATTCGCACGACAAG GATCCTATTAAAGCCATTCATTTCGGCAATTCTAATCCAATATGCCATGCTTTTGACCCCGAAGCAAAGGACGGCCATGATCTCTTGGTTGGCCTGAACTCTGGAGATG TTTATTCAGTTTCTCTGAGGCAACAACTGCAAGACCCTGGCAAGAAGCTTGTTGGCGCACAACATTACAATAAAGATGGTACACTAAATAACAG CAGATGCACTAGTATTACGTGGGTGCCTGAGGGAGACGGTCTCTTTGTTGTTGCTCATGCTGATGGAAACCTGTATGTGTACGACAAG AACAAAGACAACACAGGAGATTCTTCCTTCCCTGTTATTAAGGACCAAACACAGTTTTCTGTTGCACATGCAAAATCCAATAAG AGCAACCCAATTGCAAGATGGCATATCTGCCAGGGTTCTATCAACAGCATCTCCTTCTCAGCTGATGGATCATTCTTGGCTACCGTTGGTAGAGATG GTTACTTAAGGGTTTTTGATTATGCAAATGAACAATTGATATGCGGAGGGAAAAGCTACTATGGTGCATCACTGTGTTGCGCTTGGAG TTCTGATAGCAAATACATATTAACTGGAGGAGAGGATGACTTAGTACAGGTTTGGAGTATGGAAGATCGCAAGGTAGTAGCTTGGGGTGAGGGCCACAACTCATGGGTGAGTTTTTATTCCCATGGAAGAATATCTTTACCCCGTGATGTATCTCAACAAAGCTCCCGTTGCAG GACACTCAACTGCTTCTATGGGACTTGGTGA
- the LOC116266041 gene encoding protein ELF4-LIKE 2-like: MTKGDRRKAGVVESEASSTMDTTSPHYDDDDEEGEEEKGGKPRGNNERGGGVVAVASRAEGASAAEEEGGEEEARQRQGEMERGGEKIWEAFRQRFLQVQSVLDQNRVLISQVNENHQSRLPDNLSKNVSLIREINSNISKVVSLYADLSNNFSKMYQAQLQKNPKPSSSSSNNNCHNQP, encoded by the coding sequence CTCTACAATGGATACCACCTCCCCGCACTACGATGATGACGatgaagagggagaggaagagaaaggaggGAAGCCCCGAGGCAATAatgagagagggggaggagtaGTAGCGGTAGCATCAAGGGCAGAAGGGGCTTCAGCAGCAGAGGAGGAAGGGGGGGAGGAAGAAGCAAGACAAAGACAAGGGGAGATGGAAAGAGGGGGTGAGAAAATCTGGGAAGCTTTCAGGCAGAGATTCCTCCAGGTTCAGAGTGTGCTGGATCAGAACAGAGTGCTAATCTCTCAAGTAAATGAGAATCATCAGTCTAGGCTTCCTGACAACCTCTCCAAGAATGTTTCCCTCATTCGAGAGATCAACAGTAACATCTCCAAGGTTGTCAGTCTCTACGCTGATCTATCGAACAATTTCTCAAAGATGTATCAAGCACAACTCCAAAAGAACCCAAAGccaagcagcagcagcagcaataaCAACTGCCATAACCAACCTTGA